The following DNA comes from Weissella koreensis KACC 15510.
CGCGCAGTGCGCCACCGATGAATCCCCCAACACCAATCATCGCTATTTGACCAAGCCAATGATTTTGATCCTGTTTCATTTTCTAATTACTCCCACTCTATGTCAATTTTCTGACTGACATTCATTTAGATCGACTATTTGATCATTAAGATGATCAACTTCAGGTTGAACCGTTACATGATCAATTTGATAATTTTCCAAAATAACCTGTTGAATTTCATGAATACTTTGTTCCACTTGAATTAATGGCTGATTTTCCATTGTCACATGAAAGGTTAACAACGTCTGATCTTCGTCTATTTGCCAAATATGAAAATGATGTGCGCCTTTCACGTAAGGACATTCCAAAATCAATTTTCTAACATCGTTTAAATCTACATTTGGATTTGATTCCATTAAAATATTTGTAGCTTCTTTTAGTACCGACCAAGTTTCATGCATAATATAGATTGCCACCACCAAAGTAATAAGCGGATCCAACCATAACCAGTTTGCCCAAGTAATCATCACTGCTGCAAAAATAACACCAACTGACGATAACGCATCTCCAATCACATGCAACAAGGCAGCCCGTTGATTTAAATTACCTTCTCCTCGCGCTAATACCATTCCGGTTATAACATTAGCGATCAATCCGATCACCGAAATGATCAACATTAAATTTCCTTGAATTGGATGAGGATTAAAAAAGCCTTTTACGGATTCAAAAATTAAGAACAATGAAACCATAATCATAAAAGTAGAATTGACAAAAGCTGCTATAATCTGAGCACGACGATAGCCAAAAGTATTTTTAGCATTCATTCCTCGACCAGAAATTAATTGTGCCACCCATGCAATCACTAAAGAAACCACATCTGTTAAATTATGTATTGCATCAGAAACTAGTGCTAAAGAACCAGAAATTAATCCGCCCATTAATTCTGCCACCGTTATAATAATATTCATTATGGTCGAAATTAAATAACGTCTATTATTCATATTATGTTCATGCTTCATATTAATCCACACTCCTTATCCCTTCATTTTAGCATAGGCTAGTCAGGGTATAAATCAAATATACAAACAAAAAAGGTTGATATCAAAATATCAACCTTTTTTTTAATTTAAGATTTAATCTTACCACCAACCATGTGATGAACGGAAGGCAATTGCACTATCAATAGATCCGTAACGAGAAACTGCATAGCTAATCATTCCAGAAGTTTGGTTTGCAACTGAGCCATAACCCCATGAGTTCATAGTTTGACCCAAACCGTGATACCCATTTGGTGAAACGGCATTAGGATTACCACCAGATTCAGGCATAACAACACTTTGCCATAGTGAGGCAGTTCCTCCAGCAGCAATAAATTGATCGTAAACTGATCCAGAACCAGTAACTGCAGTAGCTACGGCAGCAGGTGATGATGCAGCTACTTGCTTAGTATCAGTATTAGCAGCTGTTGATGCAGCAGC
Coding sequences within:
- a CDS encoding cation diffusion facilitator family transporter produces the protein MKHEHNMNNRRYLISTIMNIIITVAELMGGLISGSLALVSDAIHNLTDVVSLVIAWVAQLISGRGMNAKNTFGYRRAQIIAAFVNSTFMIMVSLFLIFESVKGFFNPHPIQGNLMLIISVIGLIANVITGMVLARGEGNLNQRAALLHVIGDALSSVGVIFAAVMITWANWLWLDPLITLVVAIYIMHETWSVLKEATNILMESNPNVDLNDVRKLILECPYVKGAHHFHIWQIDEDQTLLTFHVTMENQPLIQVEQSIHEIQQVILENYQIDHVTVQPEVDHLNDQIVDLNECQSEN